In a genomic window of Candidatus Palauibacter scopulicola:
- a CDS encoding type II toxin-antitoxin system HicA family toxin, which translates to MKTLSGKDFCRLLEARGWQLRRVRGSHHIYTKEGVAARISVPVYGNHDLKRGLQKHLMKIAEIDESER; encoded by the coding sequence GTGAAGACCCTCAGCGGTAAGGACTTTTGCAGACTGCTCGAGGCTCGCGGATGGCAGCTGAGGCGGGTCAGGGGCAGTCATCACATCTACACGAAGGAGGGCGTCGCCGCCCGAATCTCAGTTCCCGTCTACGGCAACCACGACCTTAAGCGAGGGTTGCAAAAGCACTTGATGAAGATTGCCGAAATCGATGAGTCGGAGCGATAG
- a CDS encoding type II toxin-antitoxin system HicB family antitoxin: protein MKLKIVVHQAEEGGYWAEVPAIAGCVSQGESFDELVRNVREAIEGCLSVDLLDIPVSDTDRVVEIAV from the coding sequence ATGAAACTCAAGATCGTCGTTCATCAGGCAGAGGAAGGCGGCTACTGGGCGGAAGTACCGGCCATCGCCGGATGCGTATCCCAGGGCGAGTCGTTCGACGAGCTGGTGCGAAACGTTCGCGAGGCGATTGAGGGTTGCCTGTCCGTGGACCTGCTCGACATCCCCGTCTCGGATACGGACAGGGTTGTCGAGATTGCCGTGTGA